One region of Fragaria vesca subsp. vesca linkage group LG4, FraVesHawaii_1.0, whole genome shotgun sequence genomic DNA includes:
- the LOC101311567 gene encoding uncharacterized protein LOC101311567 has product MWCSNTSNEKLCHIDCPDWASLHGALVYLLLDKLLEPIDHVRFAAVCKEWRAVSKDYNEAKQRWCKKRLLPMLLISSAESEEKLELFSISERKVYCNIELPSPCRKSRRCFGPNHDSGGWLIVVDLVEGELPYLDLTLVNPFRKEVPPIHLPRLRPCCSQFKYLSGQGLKVIVSGDPILNPDSFVVFNFF; this is encoded by the coding sequence ATGTGGTGTTCAAATACGTCTAACGAGAAGCTGTGTCATATAGACTGCCCAGATTGGGCAAGTCTTCACGGAGCCCTTGTTTATCTGTTGTTGGACAAGTTGTTGGAACCCATTGACCATGTTCGTTTCGCTGCAGTTTGCAAGGAGTGGCGTGCAGTTTCAAAAGATTATAATGAAGCAAAGCAGCGCTGGTGTAAAAAGAGGCTACTTCCGATGCTCTTAATCTCATCTGCTGAATCCGAAGAGAAGCTAGAACTGTTCAGCATTTCCGAAAGAAAAGTCTACTGCAATATTGAGTTGCCATCGCCTTGTAGGAAGTCTAGGAGGTGTTTTGGCCCCAACCACGACAGTGGTGGTTGGTTGATTGTGGTAGATCTAGTAGAGGGCGAGTTGCCATATTTAGATTTAACTCTCGTGAACCCTTTCAGAAAAGAAGTGCCACCCATTCACCTTCCTCGTCTTCGTCCTTGCTGTTCTCAATTCAAATATCTATCTGGACAAGGCTTGAAGGTTATAGTATCTGGTGATCCCATATTGAACCCGGACAGTTTTGTGGTTTTTAATTTTTTTTAA
- the LOC101311275 gene encoding uncharacterized protein LOC101311275, protein MCSNTSNKKLRHINCPDWASLHGSLVHLLLDKLLEPIDHVRFAAVCKEWRAVSKDYNEAKQRWCKKRLLPMLLISSAESKEKLELYSIAEKKVYSNIKLPLPCRKSRRCWLQPRQRWLVDRSRCSRRKEVPPIHLPRLQFNHGYKYPSGKAQQLTSSKVILSGDPTLNPDSFLVLAINGHKNGHNVYSIEGLNSDWVYWKFAYGCTDAIVYKSQVYSITAQRCLNLLDVDKAITNRFLPQTYSPSEKFYLVESIQGYMLLVQRDMESKKNVNNDLHQKLWTNSFVVHKIGFKKRDVKLDRGKLVFDVEEPPLYTGDGDRSQYFKLFEVESIRDEVLFVGDNYSFSVLASDYPGCQPNSIYYTDDSMETPLHEGYSTYDCSDGRGRSFGRRGRGGYKGPQADLQLVGDAPYDMGIFNLADKSITPLCSSLSHSKTNVRPPFWTIPPFSGLC, encoded by the exons ATGTGTTCAAATACGTCTAACAAGAAGCTGCGTCATATAAACTGCCCAGATTGGGCAAGTCTTCACGGATCGCTTGTTCATCTGTTGCTAGACAAGTTGTTGGAACCCATTGACCATGTTCGTTTTGCTGCAGTTTGCAAGGAGTGGCGTGCAGTTTCAAAAGATTACAATGAAGCAAAGCAGCGCTGGTGTAAAAAGAGGCTACTTCCGATGCTCTTGATCTCATCTGCTGAATCCAAAGAAAAGCTCGAACTATACAGCATTGCCGAAAAAAAAGTCTATAGCAACATCAAGTTACCATTGCCTTGTAGGAAGTCTAGGAGGTGTTGGCTCCAACCACGACAGCGGTGGTTGGTTGATCGTAGTAGATGTAGTAGAAG AAAAGAAGTTCCCCCCATTCATCTTCCTCGTTTGCAATTCAATCATGGATACAAATATCCATCTGGAAAAGCTCAGCAGCTCACGAGCTCTAAGGTTATACTATCCGGTGATCCCACATTGAATCCGGACAGTTTCTTGGTTTTAGCAATCAATGGACATAAAAATGGACACAATGTGTATTCCATTGAGGGACTAAATAGTGATTGGGTTTATTGGAAGTTTGCATATGGTTGTACTGATGCTATAGTTTACAAAAGCCAGGTCTACTCGATTACTGCTCAGAGATGCCTTAATTTGTTAGATGTTGATAAGGCAATAACAAACAGATTCCTTCCTCAAACGTATAGTCCATCAGAAAAGTTCTATCTTGTAGAATCAATACAGGGATACATGTTGCTTGTTCAAAGAGATATGGAATCGAAGAAGAATGTGAACAATGATTTGCATCAGAAACTTTGGACCAACAGCTTCGTTGTTCACAAGATTGGGTTCAAAAAGAGAGACGTAAAGCTGGACAGAGGAAAGCTAGTCTTTGATGTTGAAGAGCCGCCGTTGTATACTGGTGATGGAGATCGTTCACAGTATTTTAAGCTATTTGAGGTAGAAAGCATTAGAGATGAAGTTTTGTTTGTAGGTGACAACTATTCGTTCTCGGTTTTGGCTTCGGACTATCCAGGGTGTCAACCCAATTCCATATACTACACAGATGATTCCATGGAAACTCCATTGCATGAAGGTTATAGTACTTATGACTGCAGCGATGGTAGAGGTCGTAGTTTCGGACGCCGTGGAAGGGGAGGATACAAAGGACCTCAGGCCGATCTACAGCTCGTAGGGGACGCTCCTTATGACATGGGGATCTTCAACCTAGCGGATAAAAGCATCACACCACTTTGTTCTTCTCTAAGTCATTCCAAGACGAATGTCCGACCACCGTTTTGGACAATCCCACCATTTAGCGGACTCTGTTAG
- the LOC101312148 gene encoding uncharacterized protein LOC101312148, with the protein MPGACNDLNVLAKSSLFDELTAGRAPKIQFQVNNIIHKLGYYLADGIYPRWATFVKTIPSPTRPKEITFAKAQEGYRKDVERCFVEDERPEDSDEDLESDEEEDNNMRPRIAEVWDGHTGQDFEEVGRDAHTFEGFMEQYNEIRNQYDHSNIQEDLIEHLWEVQGNMDI; encoded by the exons ATGCCCGGGGCATGCAACGACCTCAACGTACTAGCAAAGTCGTCGTTGTTTGACGAGCTTACTGCCGGTCGAGCACCAAAGATTCAATTCCAAGTGAACAACATAATTCACAAATTGGGTTACTATCTCGCCGATGGAATATATCCTAGGTGGGCAACTTTCGTGAAGACTATTCCAAGCCCTACACGACCCAAGGAAATTACATTTGCCAAGGCTCAAGAGGGGTACAGGAAAGATGTGGAGAGGTGTTTTG TTGAGGACGAACGCCCTGAAGACAGCGATGAGGATTTAGAGTCTGACGAAGAAGAGGACAACAATATGAGGCCCAGGATAGCAGAAGTTTGGGATGGACATACCGGGCAAGACTTTGAGGAAGTTGGTAGAGATGCTCATACTTTTGAAGGTTTCATGGAGCAGTACAATGAAATTAGGAATCAGTACGATCACTCAAACATTCAAGAAGATCTTATCGAGCATTTATGGGAAGTGCAAGGCAACATGGATATCTAG
- the LOC101310112 gene encoding probable inactive purple acid phosphatase 1-like — protein MIGRLRKMKVFILFAITLVLASVQEVRSDGDQPLSKIAIHRAVSALHDKAYVKVSSEVLGLKGETSVWVNLQFSSPRPSNDDWIGVFSPANFSASTCPAENSWMTAPLLCTAPIKYQYANYSSPKYQDTGIGSLKLQLINQRSDFSFALFSGGLSNPKLVAVSSRVTFANPKAPVYPRLAQGKMWNEMTVTWTSGYSLGEAAPFVEWGQKGGELVRSPAGTLTFDRNTMCGAPARTVGWRDPGYIHTAFLKELWPNTVYIYKLGHKLSDGSYVFSQEYQFRASPYPGQNSPQSVVIFGDMGKDEEDGSNEYNNFQKGSLNTTKQLIRDLKNIDIVFHIGDLCYANGYLSQWDQFTAQVEPIASSVPYMVASGNHERDWPNSGSFYGTTDSGGECGVLAQTMFYVPAENREKFWYSTDYGMFRFCIADTEHDWREGTEQYKFIENCFATVDRQKQPWLIFLAHRVLGYSSASFYVAEGSFEEPMGRESLQKLWQKYKVDIAVYGHVHNYERTCPIYENICTSKEKQNYAGNLNGTIHVVAGGGGASLATFAPINTTWSIFKDHDYGFVKMTAFDHSNLLFEYKKSSDGKVYDSFKISKNYRDILACSVDSCPSTSLAS, from the exons ATGATTGGCAGGTTGAGAAAGATGAAAGTTTTCATCTTGTTTGCAATCACATTGGTGCTTGCATCAGTTCAAGAGGTGAGGTCCGATGGAGATCAGCCCTTGTCGAAAATCGCAATTCACCGGGCAGTTTCTGCTCTTCATGACAAAGCTTATGTCAAAGTCTCCTCTGAGGTTCTTGGACTGAAG GGGGAGACTTCAGTTTGGGTGAATCTGCAGTTCAGTTCTCCTCGCCCTTCAAATGATGATTGGATTGGAGTATTTTCTCCTGCAAATTTCAG TGCTTCAACCTGTCCTGCAGAAAATTCTTGGATGACTGCTCCACTTTTATGTACTGCACCAATTAAG TACCAGTATGCGAATTACTCTAGTCCAAAGTACCAAGATACAGGGATAGGCTCATTGAAGTTACAGTTGATTAATCAGAGATCAGACTTCTCATTTGCACTATTCTCCGGTGGATTATCAAAC CCAAAGCTGGTGGCAGTCTCCAGTAGAGTAACATTCGCCAATCCAAAAGCTCCAGTTTATCCACGCTTAGCACAAGGCAAAATGTGGAATGAG ATGACTGTAACATGGACAAGTGGATATTCTCTGGGGGAAGCAGCACCTTTTGTTGAATGGGGTCAAAAAGGAGGAGAGCTTGTGAGATCCCCAGCCGGGACTTTAACCTTCGATCGCAACACTATGTGTG GTGCACCAGCAAGAACAGTGGGATGGCGAGATCCTGGATATATACACACTGCTTTTCTAAAGGAATTGTGGCCCAATACAGT GTATATCTACAAGCTAGGACACAAATTGTCTGATGGTTCATATGTTTTCAGTCAAGAATACCAGTTCAGAGCCTCTCCTTATCCTGGTCAAAATTCCCCTCAAAGTGTTGTTATATTTGGTGACATGGGAAAG GATGAAGAGGATGGTTCCAATGAATACAACAATTTCCAGAAAGGCTCCCTCAATACTACCAAGCAGCTTATTCGAGACCTGAAGAACATCGATATTGTCTTCCATATTGGAGATTTATGTTATGCAAATGGTTACCTTTCACAATGGGACCAATTTACTGCACAGGTTGAGCCAATAGCATCTTCTGTTCCATACATGGTTGCAAG TGGAAATCACGAGCGTGACTGGCCTAATTCCGGTTCCTTTTATGGAACCACAGATTCAGGTGGGGAATGCGGTGTCTTAGCCCAGACCATGTTTTATGTACCTGCTGAGAACAGGGAAAAATTCTG GTATTCAACTGACTATGGCATGTTCCGGTTCTGCATAGCCGACACAGAACATGATTGGAGAGAAGGAACAGAGCAGTACAAGTTCATTGAAAACTGCTTCGCAACAGTCGATAGACAAAAGCAACCATGGCTGATATTTCTTGCACATCGCGTACTGGGTTACTCTTCTGCGAGCTTTTATGTAGCTGAAGGATCATTTGAGGAGCCAATGGGAAGGGAGAGCCTTCAGAAACTATGGCAGAAGTACAAGGTTGACATTGCTGTATATGGCCATGTGCACAATTATGAAAGGACATGTCCCATTTACGAG AATATCTGCACCAGCAAAGAGAAGCAGAATTACGCAGGTAACCTGAACGGGACAATCCACGTGGTTGCTGGGGGAGGAGGAGCAAGCCTTGCAACCTTTGCTCCGATCAATACGACATGGAGTATCTTCAAGGACCATGACTATGGATTTGTCAAAATGACTGCATTTGATCACTCAAACCTGTTGTTTGAGTACAAGAAAAGCAGCGATGGAAAGGTCTACGACTCTTTCAAAATATCCAAGAATTACAGAGACATCTTGGCCTGCAGTGTTGATAGTTGCCCAAGTACATCACTAGCATCTTGA
- the LOC101310405 gene encoding 40S ribosomal protein S20-1-like encodes MATAAYQVPVKPAKLGLEGQQQEPVRRIRITLSSTKVKNVEKVCSDLIKRAKEHPDPIRTKGPVRMPTKTLRITTRKAPCGEGTNTWDRFEMRIHKRVMDLFTTPGTVKTITAIDMEPGVEVEVTIGDI; translated from the exons ATGGCTACGGCGGCATACCAGGTACCTGTGAAACCTGCAAAGCTGGGTTTGGAGGGGCAACAGCAAGAACCGGTTCGTAGGATTAGGATCACACTCTCCTCCACCAAAGTGAAGAACGTTGAGAAAG TTTGCAGTGATCTCATAAAGAGAGCCAAGGAACATCCTGATCCCATCAGGACTAAGGGTCCAGTGCGCATGCCTACTAAGACTCTTCGCATCACTACAAGGAAGGCCCCTTGTGGAGAAG GTACCAACACCTGGGATAGGTTTGAGATGCGTATTCACAAAAGAGTGATGGACCTCTTCACCACTCCAGGGACGGTCAAGACGATTACTGCAATTGACATGGAACCAGGCGTGGAGGTTGAAGTTACCATTGGTGACATTTAA
- the LOC101309822 gene encoding probable inactive purple acid phosphatase 1-like: MLKQMKVMRLLIVLGLMMIQEATSHGEHPLSRIAIHEATFALHDDLAYIKTSPTVLGLRGEDTEWVTLEFGSEDPATEDWIGVFSPANFSASTCPEENPRVYPPFLCSAPIKFQYANYSSPEYKDTGKGYLKLQLINQRSDFSFALFSGGLLNPKVIAVSNIVAFSNPNAPVYPRIAQGKEWNEMTVTWTSGYGIDEAEPFVEWGPRGEHLRSPAVTQTFDRHSMCGAPARTVGWRDPGFIHTSFLKELWPNRVYTYKMGHKLSNGTYIWSQEYQFKASPYPGQNSLQRVVIFGDMGKDEADGSNEYNNFQRGALNTTKQLIQDLKNIDIVFHIGDISYANGYLSQWDQFTAQVEPIASTVPYMIASGNHERDWPGSGSFYGNNDSGGECGVLAENMFYVPTMNNAKFWYSTDYGMFHFCIADTEHDWREGTEQYKFIEHCLASVDRQKQPWLIFLAHRVLGYSSCISYAEEGSFSEPMGRESLQKLWQKYKVDIAIYGHVHNYERTCPIYQNICTNEEKHYYKGSLNGTIHVVAGGAGASLSTFTSLQTKWSIFKDHDHGFVKLTAFDHSNLLFEYKKSRDGQVYDSFRITRDYRDILACTVDSCPSTTLAS; this comes from the exons ATGCTGAAACAAATGAAAGTGATGAGGTTGTTAATAGTGTTGGGTCTTATGATGATTCAAGAGGCAACTTCACATGGAGAGCACCCTCTTTCCAGAATTGCGATTCATGAAGCAACTTTTGCTCTTCATGATGACCTTGCTTATATCAAAACCTCTCCTACAGTTCTAGGATTAAGG GGGGAAGACACTGAATGGGTGACTTTGGAATTTGGTTCTGAAGACCCAGCAACTGAGGATTGGATTGGAGTATTTTCTCCTGCTAATTTTAG TGCTTCTACCTGTCCTGAAGAAAATCCAAGAGTTTATCCTCCATTTTTGTGTTCTGCACCTATTAAG TTTCAGTATGCAAATTACTCCAGTCCCGAGTACAAGGACACCGGAAAAGGCTACTTGAAGCTTCAGCTGATTAACCAGAGATCAGACTTCTCTTTCGCGCTGTTTTCTGGTGGTTTGCTGAAT CCGAAGGTCATAGCAGTGTCAAATATTGTCGCTTTTTCTAATCCAAATGCTCCAGTTTATCCGCGAATAGCACAAGGGAAAGAATGGAATGAA ATGACTGTAACATGGACCAGTGGATATGGGATTGATGAGGCAGAGCCTTTTGTTGAATGGGGTCCAAGAGGAGAACATTTGCGTTCCCCAGCCGTGACACAAACTTTTGATCGTCATAGCATGTGTG GTGCACCTGCAAGAACAGTGGGATGGCGTGACCCTGGATTCATACACACAAGTTTTCTGAAGGAGTTGTGGCCAAATAGAGT GTATACATACAAGATGGGGCATAAATTGTCTAACGGTACATACATATGGAGTCAAGAGTATCAATTTAAAGCATCTCCTTATCCTGGTCAAAATTCTTTACAACGTGTAGTCATTTTTGGTGACATGGGAAAG GATGAAGCTGATGGTTCCAATGAATATAACAATTTCCAGAGAGGAGCTCTCAACACTACTAAGCAGCTTATTCAGGACCTGAAAAACATAGATATTGTCTTCCATATTGGAGATATATCTTATGCAAATGGTTACCTTTCACAGTGGGACCAATTTACTGCACAAGTTGAGCCAATAGCATCAACTGTTCCTTACATGATTGCAAG TGGCAACCATGAACGCGACTGGCCAGGATCCGGTTCTTTCTATGGGAACAATGATTCAGGAGGAGAATGTGGAGTGTTGGCTGAAAATATGTTCTATGTTCCCACCATGAACAATGCTAAGTTCTG GTACTCCACCGACTATGGCATGTTTCACTTCTGCATAGCGGACACAGAACACGATTGGAGAGAGGGAACAGAGCAGTACAAGTTCATTGAGCACTGTTTAGCATCAGTCGATAGGCAGAAGCAACCATGGCTCATTTTTCTTGCACATCGAGTTCTTGGATATTCTTCTTGTATCTCTTATGCAGAAGAAGGATCATTTAGTGAACCAATGGGGAGGGAGAGCCTTCAGAAGCTATGGCAAAAGTACAAGGTTGACATTGCCATATATGGCCATGTACATAACTATGAAAGAACATGTCCCATATACCAG AATATATGCACAAATGAAGAGAAGCACTATTATAAGGGTAGCTTGAATGGAACAATACATGTGGTTGCTGGTGGTGCAGGAGCAAGCCTATCAACTTTTACATCCCTTCAAACCAAATGGAGTATTTTCAAAGACCATGACCATGGATTCGTCAAGCTCACAGCATTTGATCATTCGAATTTGTTGTTTGAGTACAAGAAGAGCAGGGATGGACAGGTTTATGACTCTTTCAGAATCACCAGAGATTACAGAGACATCTTGGCCTGCACAGTGGATAGTTGTCCAAGCACGACACTAGCATCGTGA
- the LOC101309533 gene encoding magnesium transporter MRS2-5-like — MDRPQSPLIQFYHPESTSSNNTGSVRFNANGIRGWAGGVQGLKKRGDGIRGRPGGIEGLKKRGHVNRSWIKIDTMGESKILELDKATIMRHCSLPARDIRLLDPLFIYPSSILGREKAIVVSLEQIRCIITAEEVILMNSLDRCVLQYNSELCKRLQANKDHSDDLPFEFRALELALELTCISLDAQVRELELEIYPVLDELATSINTLNLERVRRLKGHLLALTQRVQKVRDEIEQLMDDDGDMAEMYLTEKKQRSECFPLTLSDLGSQTNSSGDEKVVSKSAPVSPVESINGSQNLQRAFSGTVNSSRTGSLINSSDSEENIDQLEMLLEAYFVVIDHTLSKLLSLKEYIDDTEDFINIKLGNVQNHLIKFELLLTAATFVATMFASVTAVFGMNFAASVFQDPSSFSWVLIICGIVCGFLYFAFLIYCRHKRIFPL, encoded by the exons ATGGATAGACCACAAAGTCCTTTAATTCAATTTTACCATCCAGAGTCCACCTCATCTAATAATACCGGAAGCGTTCGGTTTAATGCAAATGGAATTCGTGGTTGGGCTGGTGGTGTCCAGGGACTGAAGAAGAGAGGTGATGGGATTCGTGGTCGGCCAGGTGGTATTGAGGGACTGAAAAAGAGAGGTCATGTAAATCGTTCGTGGATAAAGATTGATACAATGGGGGAGTCAAAGATTTTGGAGCTTGACAAGGCTACTATTATGAGACACTGTTCTTTGCCTGCCAGAGATATCCGACTTTTGGACCCTTTGTTCATTTACCCTTCTTCAATTTTAGGAAGGGAGAAAGCTATTGTTGTTAGTCTTGAACAGATAAGGTGTATAATCACAGCTGAAGAGGTTATCCTTATGAATTCCCTGGATCGATGTGTTCTTCAGTACAATTCTGAATTATGCAAACGCCTTCAGGCAAACAAAGATCATTCTG ATGACTTGCCCTTCGAATTTAGAGCACTGGAGCTGGCTTTGGAACTAACTTGCATATCTCTAGATGCTCAG GTAAGAGAACTCGAACTGGAGATATACCCGGTGCTGGATGAACTAGCAACATCCATTAACACTCTGAATCTAGAGCGTGTGCGTAGACTCAAAGGTCACCTCCTTGCCTTGACACAACGAGTGCAGAAG GTCCGTGATGAAATAGAACAACTCATGGATGACGACGGCGACATGGCTGAGATGTACCTGACTGAGAAGAAACAAAGATCGGAGTGTTTTCCCTTGACCTTAAGTGACCTTGGTTCTCAAACTAACTCCTCAGGTGATGAAAAAGTGGTTTCAAAATCTGCTCCTGTTTCACCAGTAGAGTCAATCAATGGATCACAGAATTTGCAAAGGGCTTTTAGCGGTACTGTGAATTCAAGCAGAACTGGAAGCTTAATTAATTCATCTGACAGTGAAGAAAACATTGATCAGCTGGAAATGCTGCTTGAAGCATACTTTGTTGTCATTGACCATACTCTCAGCAAATTGCTTTCG CTAAAAGAATACATTGACGATACTGAAGATTTTATTAACATCAAACTG GGCAATGTTCAGAACCATCTGATAAAATTTGAGTTGCTTCTTACAGCAGCTACCTTTGTGGCTACAATGTTTGCATCTGTTACAGCAGTATTCGGAATGAATTTTGCAGCCTCTGTTTTTCAAGATCCATCTTCATTCAGTTGGGTTTTGATTATTTGTGGTATTGTCTGTGGGTTCTTGTACTTTGCTTTCCTGATTTATTGTAGGCACAAAAGGATATTTCCATTGTAA
- the LOC101309242 gene encoding uncharacterized protein LOC101309242, whose amino-acid sequence MEELLNNKIFATHALAGVGSVALGTAVTYPLDTVKVIIQAGSSSSKQLTTTEVFNRVQSFSGTSGLYSGFWWLAVGRTLGVGARFGIYEILTAFYKDGREDNHVHASEALLAGLIAGFAESLITSPFELIKVRAQITSASHIPKSASLRKKVAVAPLIQKLLHGFTPDTKALNYSVSLLSTLTSKHPNMMTALQDYPWMMTGSGKPPSVVSVRKPPEIISLEGWGSLWRGLRSGVVRDSVFSGFFFGTWQSLHRAMLDWKAVGMHPEPRTDDEIGPLSPFAVSVAAGVSGSVAAAASHCFDTAKCRSQCVVLPKFLSMERKLLKWKTPGKRFERATGIHPADRNLLFRGIGLRMARSGIASFVMVGSYFLAVDRLA is encoded by the exons ATGGAGGAGTTGCTAAACAACAAGATTTTTGCAACGCATGCACTTGCTGGTGTAGGATCAGTGGCATTAGGCACAGCTGTTACTTACCCCCTAGATACTGTCAAAGTCATTATTCAG GCAGGTTCAAGTTCGAGTAAACAGTTGACGACTACTGAGGTTTTCAACAGAGTTCAGTCATTTTCGGGGACCTCAG GATTGTACAGTGGTTTCTGGTGGTTGGCAGTGGGAAGAACTTTAGGTGTTGGAGCTCGCTTTGGAATCTATGAAATTTTGACGGCTTTCTACAAAG ATGGTCGAGAAGATAACCACGTACATGCCTCTGAGGCACTCTTAGCAGGACTCATTGCTGGTTTTGCAGAATCACTAATAACCTCTCCCTTTGAACTTATAAAAGTTCGTGCCCAGATCACTTCTGCTTCCCACATTCCAAAGTCGGCCTCTCTCAGAAAGAAGGTAGCTGTTGCACCTTTGATACAAAAGTTACTACATGGATTCACTCCAGACACAAAGGCACTAAACTATTCTGTCAGTCTTTTATCCACCCTAACAAGTAAACATCCCAATATGATGACTGCCTTACAAGACTATCCATGGATGATGACTGGTTCTGGGAAGCCGCCATCTGTGGTTAGTGTTAGGAAACCACCTGAAATCATCTCTTTGGAAGGATGGGGATCATTATGGAGAGGTCTACGGTCAGGAGTTGTTCGAGATTCAGTTTTCAGCGGCTTTTTCTTTGGTACTTGGCAATCCCTGCACAGAGCCATGCTTGATTGGAAGGCAGTGGGGATGCATCCAGAACCCAG GACGGATGATGAAATTGGTCCATTGTCACCTTTCGCTGTTAGTGTTGCCGCTGGAGTTTCTGGTTCAGTTGCCGCAGCTGCTTCTCATTGTTTTGACACTGCCAAGTGCCGATCACAATGTGTTGTCCTCCCCAAG TTTCTCTCCATGGAAAGGAAGCTTCTGAAATGGAAAACACCAGGGAAAAGGTTCGAGAGAGCAACAGGCATCCACCCTGCCGACAGGAATCTCCTCTTCCGCGGCATTGGCTTGCGCATGGCTCGCAGTGGCATTGCATCATTCGTAATGGTGGGAAGCTATTTCCTGGCTGTGGATCGTCTCGCCTGA
- the LOC101310691 gene encoding uncharacterized protein LOC101310691, which translates to MPSSSETLLLSTILLLLTPPIHTASSIINKTCRDTCGTIPVKFPFGTGFGCGHPDFTRYIKCTNLDTLLFTTGTGIYTISSIDYTSNTIIVADPLMSTCSSMQNSGSFSLDKASPFTIREENIFVLLGCSTTSPVFDSSQDLCDTGSGSRVCRGLYSCKGVSGIGLQQNAPISTCCVYDDDSGYGLDLPKLQCSSYTSVYEFGDEGDPMKWKFGISLQYNDSYYTKPCKDCEASGGLCGFGGLDQSFACICRSGMNTTTNCFGQGYAWSGSLELKVQIKTIIGGILLSWVLLFVKRR; encoded by the exons ATGCCGTCTTCCTCAGAAACCTTGCTCCTCTCCACCATTCTCCTCTTGCTAACTCCTCCCATCCACACCGCCTCTTCCATCATCAACAAGACATGCCGTGACACATGCGGCACAATCCCGGTCAAGTTCCCATTCGGCACCGGATTCGGCTGCGGCCACCCGGACTTCACCAGGTACATCAAATGCACCAACCTCGACACTCTTCTATTCACCACCGGAACCGGCATCTACACCATTTCCTCCATAGACTACACCAGCAACACTATCATAGTCGCAGACCCTTTAATGTCAACATGCTCCTCCATGCAAAACTCCGGTAGCTTCAGCTTGGACAAGGCCAGTCCTTTTACCATAAGAGAGGAGAACATCTTTGTGCTTCTCGGCTGCTCCACCACCTCTCCTGTTTTCGATTCTAGTCAAGATTTATGTGACACTGGCTCGGGTTCTCGGGTTTGTAGAGGGTTGTACTCCTGCAAAGGGGTGTCTGGCATAGGGTTGCAACAGAATGCGCCGATATCTACTTGTTGTGTTTATGATGACGATTCTGGTTATGGTTTGGATCTTCCCAAGCTGCAATGCTCGTCTTACACATCGGTTTATGAGTTTGGAGACGAAGGGGATCCGATGAAATGGAAATTTGGGATTTCATTGCAGTATAATGATTCTTATTATACTAAGCCATGCAAGGATTGTGAGGCGAGTGGAGGGCTGTGTGGCTTTGGTGGTTTGGATCAGTCTTTTGCTTGTATTTGCCGGAGTGGGATGAACACCACCACAAATTGCTTTGGTCAAG GGTATGCTTGGAGTGGGTCATTGGAGCTCAAAGTTCAAATTAAAACCATTATTGGAG GAATTTTGCTCTCATGGGTCTTGCTGTTTGTAAAGAGAAGATAG
- the LOC101311856 gene encoding uncharacterized protein LOC101311856, whose product MDNLWKMIRKSQEEDDEDDLATSAAVIAAVAHHKAQNQPLRRGSRPGRCPNQPQEREDRGKGMLQDYFVERPIFSDEEFRVRYRMSHKVFNRIRDGLCNYDRYFIQKSDAMKKVGLLPEQKMTSSLRMLAYGAAADQCAEYYRMAKSTSIECLQRFTRGIVALYSAEYLRAPTLTS is encoded by the coding sequence ATGGATAATTTATGGAAAATGATCCGCAAGTCACAAGAAGAAGATGATGAAGATGACTTGGCGACAAGCGCCGCGGTTATCGCAGCAGTGGCTCATCATAAAGCTCAAAACCAACCTTTGCGCCGCGGTTCTCGTCCTGGTCGTTGTCCAAACCAACCTCAAGAAAGGGAGGACAGAGGCAAAGGTATGCTTCAAGACTATTTTGTTGAACGTCCTATTTTTAGTGACGAGGAATTCCGAGTTCGATATAGGATGAGTCACAAGGTGTTCAACCGCATACGTGATGGCCTTTGCAACTATGATCGATATTTTATCCAAAAGTCAGATGCTATGAAGAAAGTCGGTCTACTTCCTGAGCAGAAGATGACGTCTTCTTTGCGAATGCTTGCGTACGGTGCTGCGGCAGATCAATGTGCTGAGTATTATCGGATGGCAAAGTCCACCTCTATCGAGTGTCTCCAACGATTTACAAGAGGAATCGTTGCTCTTTACTCAGCAGAGTATCTTCGAGCTCCTACTCTGACATCTTAA